The following coding sequences are from one Rhodospirillales bacterium window:
- a CDS encoding methylcrotonoyl-CoA carboxylase — protein sequence MTAFKSAIDTRSDTFKSNREAMEALVADLRAQVGEIKKGGGERARAKHLERGRLLPRDRIRRLLDVGSPFLELSQLAAHGMYGGEVPSAGIITGIGRVAATECMIVANDPTVKGGTYYGMTVKKHVRAQEIALENNLPCIYLVESGGANLPQQDEVFPDRDHFGRIFFNQANMSAARLPQVAVVHGSCTAGGAYVPAMSDESIIVKNQGTIFLGGPPLVKAATGEVVTAEDLGGADVHSRVSGVSDHYAMDDGHALAIARRVVANFNRVKRPRLDLRPARDPAYDPHEIYGTVPADTRKPYDVRDVIARIVDGSDFDEFKQLYGTTLVCAFAHIFGYPVGIVANNGILFSESALKGAHFVELCGQRGIPLVFLQNITGFMVGRKVEAGGIAKDGAKMVMAVACARVPKFTVLIGGSFGAGNYSMCGRAYGPRFLWMWPNARISVMGGEQAAGVLATVKRDGLEARGKNWSEEDEAAFRKPIRDQYETQGHPYYASARLWDDGIIDPAETRMVLGLGISAALNAPAERTTFGVFRM from the coding sequence ATGACCGCATTCAAAAGCGCCATCGACACTCGCTCCGACACGTTCAAGTCCAACCGGGAGGCGATGGAGGCGCTGGTCGCGGACCTTCGCGCGCAGGTCGGCGAGATCAAGAAGGGCGGCGGCGAGCGGGCGCGGGCCAAGCATCTGGAGCGCGGCCGCCTGCTGCCCCGGGACCGCATCCGGCGCCTGCTCGACGTGGGCTCGCCGTTCCTCGAGCTGTCGCAACTGGCGGCGCACGGGATGTACGGCGGCGAAGTGCCGTCCGCCGGGATCATCACCGGCATCGGCCGGGTGGCGGCGACGGAGTGCATGATCGTCGCCAACGACCCCACGGTAAAGGGCGGCACCTACTACGGGATGACCGTCAAGAAGCACGTCCGCGCCCAGGAGATCGCCCTGGAGAACAACCTGCCCTGCATCTACCTGGTCGAGTCCGGCGGCGCCAACCTGCCGCAGCAGGACGAAGTCTTTCCCGACCGCGACCACTTCGGGCGGATTTTTTTCAACCAGGCAAACATGTCTGCGGCCCGGCTTCCGCAGGTGGCCGTCGTCCACGGCTCCTGCACCGCCGGCGGCGCCTATGTCCCGGCGATGTCGGACGAAAGCATCATCGTCAAGAACCAAGGCACCATCTTTCTCGGCGGGCCGCCGCTGGTGAAGGCCGCCACCGGCGAGGTGGTGACCGCAGAGGACCTGGGCGGCGCCGACGTGCATTCGCGCGTCTCCGGCGTCTCCGATCACTACGCCATGGACGACGGCCATGCCTTGGCCATTGCGCGGCGCGTCGTCGCCAACTTCAATCGGGTGAAGCGCCCCCGCCTGGATCTGCGCCCGGCGCGCGATCCCGCGTACGATCCGCACGAGATCTACGGCACGGTCCCCGCCGACACCCGGAAGCCCTACGACGTGCGCGACGTCATCGCCCGCATCGTCGACGGCTCCGACTTCGACGAGTTCAAGCAGCTCTACGGCACCACCCTGGTCTGCGCGTTCGCCCACATCTTCGGCTACCCGGTCGGCATCGTCGCCAACAATGGCATTCTGTTCTCCGAGTCTGCGCTCAAGGGAGCGCACTTCGTCGAGCTCTGCGGCCAGCGCGGCATTCCGCTGGTGTTCCTCCAGAACATCACCGGCTTCATGGTCGGCCGCAAGGTGGAGGCGGGCGGCATCGCCAAGGACGGCGCCAAGATGGTGATGGCGGTGGCCTGCGCCCGCGTCCCTAAATTCACCGTCCTCATCGGCGGTTCGTTCGGCGCCGGCAACTACTCCATGTGCGGCAGAGCCTACGGCCCGCGCTTCCTGTGGATGTGGCCGAACGCCCGCATCTCCGTCATGGGGGGTGAGCAGGCCGCGGGCGTGCTGGCGACGGTGAAGCGGGACGGCCTGGAGGCCCGCGGCAAGAATTGGAGCGAAGAGGACGAGGCAGCGTTTCGCAAGCCGATCCGCGATCAGTACGAGACCCAAGGCCATCCCTACTACGCCAGCGCCCGCCTCTGGGACGATGGCATCATCGATCCCGCCGAGACCCGCATGGTTCTCGGGCTCGGGATCTCGGCTGCCTTGAACGCGCCGGCCGAGCGGACGACGTTCGGCGTTTTCAGGATGTAG
- a CDS encoding enoyl-CoA hydratase/isomerase family protein: protein MSADPIIVAVDAERTAWLTLNRPEIHNAFDDAQIVRLTGALRDLGDDPDVRCVAVTANGKSFSAGADLNWMGRMAEYTFAENVADAEKLAEMLETLNHLPKPTVAVVQGPAYGGGVGLVAACDIAVASRDAARFALTEVRLGLIPATISPYVIAAIGQRQARRYFLTGEAFDADEAQRIGLVHVVAPAAALLDAAREVLKALAAGAPGAQAASKDLVRAVAGRPTDPHMIRDTAERIAAARASHEARERIRAFLEARLSTDKER from the coding sequence ATGTCGGCGGACCCGATCATCGTCGCGGTGGATGCGGAACGGACCGCCTGGCTGACCCTGAACCGGCCTGAAATCCATAACGCTTTCGACGACGCCCAGATCGTCCGCCTGACCGGCGCGCTTCGTGATCTGGGCGATGACCCCGACGTGCGGTGCGTCGCCGTCACCGCCAACGGCAAGAGCTTCTCCGCCGGCGCCGATCTCAACTGGATGGGGCGGATGGCCGAATACACGTTCGCGGAAAACGTGGCTGATGCCGAGAAGCTGGCCGAGATGTTGGAAACGCTCAATCATTTGCCGAAACCCACCGTCGCCGTGGTTCAGGGTCCGGCCTACGGCGGCGGGGTGGGTCTGGTCGCCGCCTGCGACATAGCGGTTGCGTCCCGCGATGCCGCGCGCTTCGCCCTGACCGAAGTGCGCCTCGGCCTCATCCCGGCGACCATCTCGCCCTATGTCATCGCCGCCATCGGGCAGCGCCAGGCGAGGCGCTACTTTTTGACGGGAGAGGCGTTCGACGCCGACGAGGCGCAGCGCATCGGCCTTGTTCATGTCGTGGCCCCGGCCGCCGCCCTGCTCGATGCGGCCCGCGAGGTGTTGAAGGCGCTTGCGGCCGGGGCGCCCGGGGCTCAGGCGGCGAGCAAGGATCTGGTGCGCGCCGTGGCCGGCCGACCCACCGATCCGCACATGATCCGCGATACGGCGGAGCGAATCGCAGCAGCCCGTGCCTCCCACGAGGCGCGGGAGCGCATCCGGGCGTTCCTGGAAGCGCGTCTTAGCACCGACAAGGAGCGATGA
- a CDS encoding ATP-grasp domain-containing protein, with the protein MFSAILVANRGEIACRIMRTARRLGVRTVAVYSDADADAMHVAMADEAYRLGPAEAGASYLCVDAVLKAASAAGAEAIHPGYGFLSENAAFADAVREAGLTFIGPPADAIRAMGSKSAAKAIMEAAGVPVVPGYHGSDQSPAVLAEAAAEIGFPVLIKAVAGGGGKGMRIVDAADAFPDAVGSARREARAAFGDDHVLIEKYLKRPRHVEMQVFADRHGSVVHLFERDCSVQRRHQKIIEEAPAPGVDARLRARLGEAAVAAARAIGYEGAGTIEFLLSQGGDFYFMEMNTRLQVEHPVTEFITGVDLVEWQLRVAAGEPLPDAASTLAISGHAFEARLYAEDPDRDFLPATGVLRHLRFPEESQHVRIDTGVREGDEIAIHYDPLIAKLIAWDTDRTRALSRLRTALAGVQVVGTTTNVGFLSAVAAHPAFAAGDIHTGFIDQHRSQLLPEAAPVTARFLALASLHVLLGRDREVRTQAARSRDPYSPWHSTAGWRLNDDNYHVLTFRDGERAIDVTVHYRSAAILLEMPGEAAPISASGEVDADGNLFADLDGVRMRATIVRLGNDLTILCGGASHRLSLDDPALRSSLQEAAAGGLMAPMPGKVIAVNAAPGDAVARGATLIVLEAMKMEHAITAPADGTIAEIRYRVGEQVEEGAELVTFVEEAAGEAADATDIEDIPVWAP; encoded by the coding sequence ATGTTCAGCGCCATCCTGGTCGCCAATCGCGGCGAGATCGCCTGCCGGATCATGCGGACCGCCCGCCGACTCGGCGTGCGCACCGTCGCCGTCTACTCGGACGCCGACGCCGATGCGATGCATGTGGCGATGGCCGACGAAGCCTATCGCCTCGGGCCGGCGGAGGCCGGGGCCAGCTACCTGTGCGTCGACGCGGTGCTCAAAGCGGCGAGCGCCGCGGGCGCCGAGGCGATCCATCCGGGCTATGGCTTTCTGTCGGAGAACGCCGCCTTCGCCGACGCGGTGCGGGAAGCCGGGCTGACATTCATCGGACCGCCGGCCGACGCCATCCGCGCCATGGGCTCCAAGAGCGCCGCCAAGGCGATCATGGAGGCGGCCGGCGTGCCGGTGGTGCCGGGCTACCACGGCTCGGACCAGAGCCCGGCGGTGCTGGCGGAGGCCGCGGCGGAGATCGGCTTTCCGGTGCTGATCAAGGCCGTCGCGGGCGGCGGCGGCAAGGGCATGCGGATCGTGGACGCGGCGGACGCCTTCCCCGACGCGGTGGGATCGGCGCGCCGTGAGGCGAGGGCGGCGTTCGGCGACGACCATGTGCTGATCGAGAAGTACCTCAAGCGGCCGCGCCACGTCGAGATGCAGGTGTTCGCGGACCGCCATGGGTCGGTCGTGCACCTGTTCGAGCGCGACTGCTCGGTGCAGCGGCGTCACCAGAAGATCATCGAGGAAGCCCCGGCGCCGGGGGTGGATGCGCGGTTGCGCGCCCGCCTCGGCGAGGCCGCGGTCGCCGCGGCCCGCGCCATCGGCTACGAAGGCGCGGGCACCATCGAGTTCCTGCTCAGCCAGGGCGGCGACTTCTATTTCATGGAGATGAACACCCGCCTCCAGGTGGAGCATCCGGTCACCGAGTTCATCACCGGCGTCGACCTGGTGGAATGGCAGCTGCGGGTGGCCGCCGGCGAGCCGCTGCCGGACGCTGCGAGCACGCTGGCGATCAGCGGACACGCCTTCGAGGCCCGCCTTTATGCAGAGGACCCCGACCGCGACTTCCTGCCGGCAACCGGAGTTCTCCGTCATCTGCGTTTCCCCGAAGAGAGCCAGCACGTTCGCATCGATACCGGCGTGCGCGAGGGCGACGAGATCGCCATCCACTACGATCCCCTGATCGCCAAGCTCATCGCCTGGGATACCGACCGTACCCGCGCGCTGAGCCGCCTGAGGACGGCGCTTGCCGGCGTGCAGGTGGTGGGAACCACCACCAACGTGGGGTTCCTGAGCGCGGTGGCTGCGCATCCGGCGTTCGCCGCCGGCGACATCCACACCGGGTTCATCGACCAGCACCGCAGCCAGCTTCTGCCGGAAGCCGCACCGGTGACGGCGCGGTTTCTCGCCCTCGCCAGCCTGCACGTGCTGCTGGGGCGCGACCGCGAAGTCCGCACTCAGGCCGCCCGTTCACGCGATCCGTATTCGCCCTGGCACTCCACTGCCGGTTGGCGCCTCAATGACGACAACTACCATGTCCTCACGTTCCGAGACGGGGAACGCGCCATCGATGTCACTGTTCACTACCGGTCGGCGGCGATCTTGCTGGAGATGCCGGGCGAAGCGGCGCCGATCAGCGCCAGCGGCGAGGTCGATGCCGACGGGAACCTGTTCGCGGATCTGGACGGGGTGCGCATGCGGGCGACGATCGTCCGGCTCGGCAACGATCTCACGATCCTGTGCGGCGGGGCGAGCCACCGCCTCAGCCTGGACGATCCGGCGCTGCGCTCGAGCCTGCAGGAGGCGGCCGCCGGCGGTCTCATGGCGCCGATGCCGGGCAAGGTGATCGCCGTCAACGCCGCGCCGGGCGACGCCGTGGCTCGCGGCGCGACCCTCATCGTGCTGGAGGCGATGAAGATGGAGCACGCCATCACGGCGCCGGCGGATGGGACCATCGCCGAAATCCGTTACCGGGTGGGCGAGCAGGTGGAGGAGGGCGCCGAACTCGTGACGTTCGTCGAGGAGGCCGCGGGCGAGGCGGCGGATGCAACCGACATCGAGGACATTCCGGTGTGGGCCCCGTGA
- a CDS encoding hydroxymethylglutaryl-CoA lyase, producing MQVPSRVKVVEVGARDGLQNEPEPVPTEVKVTLIDRLTDAGLPVIEAGSFVSSKWVPQMADTAAVLAGIERRAGTRYPVLAPNIKGFGQAVEAGAEEVAVFAAASESFSQKNLNCSIDESLDRYAAVCEAARAEGVAVRGYVSCVLGCPYEGDIPPEAVARVAERLQDLGCYEISLGDTIGVGTPRQAQKMVETVAQAVPPERLAAHFHDTYGQALANILAVLECGVAVVDSSVAGLGGCPYARGATGNVATEDVLYMLRGLGVDTGVDLDAVAAAGAYICSVLGRSPSSKVANALAARCTP from the coding sequence ATCCAGGTCCCGTCACGTGTCAAGGTGGTCGAGGTCGGCGCCCGCGACGGGCTGCAGAACGAGCCGGAGCCGGTCCCGACCGAAGTCAAGGTAACGCTGATCGACCGCCTGACGGACGCCGGTCTGCCGGTGATCGAGGCGGGCAGCTTCGTCTCGTCGAAGTGGGTGCCGCAGATGGCCGACACGGCGGCGGTGCTGGCCGGCATCGAGCGCCGGGCGGGCACCCGCTATCCGGTCCTCGCTCCCAACATCAAAGGATTTGGGCAGGCGGTCGAGGCCGGCGCCGAAGAGGTTGCGGTGTTCGCCGCGGCTTCCGAATCGTTCTCCCAAAAAAACCTCAACTGCTCCATCGACGAGAGCCTGGACCGTTACGCCGCCGTATGCGAAGCGGCGAGGGCGGAGGGCGTCGCCGTCCGCGGCTACGTCTCATGTGTGCTCGGCTGCCCCTATGAGGGTGACATTCCTCCGGAAGCGGTCGCCCGCGTCGCTGAGCGGCTGCAGGATCTGGGCTGCTACGAAATCTCCCTCGGCGACACCATCGGCGTCGGAACGCCGCGGCAAGCCCAGAAGATGGTCGAGACGGTGGCGCAGGCAGTGCCGCCGGAGCGCCTCGCCGCTCATTTCCACGACACCTACGGCCAGGCCTTGGCCAACATCCTGGCGGTGCTGGAGTGCGGGGTGGCGGTGGTGGATTCTTCGGTCGCCGGCCTCGGCGGCTGCCCCTACGCGCGCGGCGCCACCGGCAACGTCGCAACGGAGGACGTGCTCTATATGCTGCGCGGCCTCGGCGTCGACACCGGCGTCGACCTGGACGCGGTGGCTGCGGCCGGCGCCTACATCTGTTCGGTGCTCGGCCGGAGCCCCTCATCCAAGGTCGCCAATGCCCTCGCGGCGCGCTGCACACCGTAA